In one window of Halocatena salina DNA:
- a CDS encoding carbohydrate ABC transporter permease — MRSDLTVELVDQVRYKRERLKDLLPPIPGTPFVFLSPFFVLFGVFLAIPVFYTIYLSFFVFQGVSMEPIFVLDLGTYQLVVPEMANLRFVGLEHYERMLTDQVFHQAITNTVVIFVVQMPIMVSLALGLALVLNAGFTRFKDAFRSVLLLPVSANTVAYSVIFIVLVTEGGLADAMFRAVGLDPVAWLSNGFWSRNLIAFMSVWRWTGYNMIIILAGLQTISDSLYEAAEIDGATKIQKFRYVTLPQLKPIMLFVFVTSTIGGFKKFAEPTIVIQSGAPITETRTIAYYIYQVAFQNLELGYGSALTVALVVIIMSLSLLQFKVS, encoded by the coding sequence ATGCGTTCGGATCTCACAGTCGAGCTCGTCGACCAGGTTCGGTACAAGCGCGAACGACTGAAGGATCTACTGCCGCCGATCCCTGGCACGCCGTTCGTCTTTCTGAGTCCCTTCTTCGTTCTTTTCGGCGTGTTTCTGGCGATTCCAGTGTTCTACACGATCTACCTGTCGTTTTTCGTGTTTCAGGGCGTGTCGATGGAACCGATTTTCGTGCTCGATCTCGGGACGTACCAGCTCGTCGTTCCAGAGATGGCGAATCTGCGGTTCGTCGGGTTGGAACACTACGAGCGGATGCTGACCGACCAGGTCTTCCACCAGGCCATCACCAACACCGTCGTCATCTTCGTGGTTCAGATGCCGATCATGGTGTCGCTCGCGCTCGGTCTCGCGCTCGTACTGAACGCGGGCTTCACCCGGTTCAAGGACGCGTTTCGGAGCGTCCTCCTGCTTCCGGTGTCGGCGAACACCGTTGCCTATTCAGTCATCTTCATCGTGCTCGTTACTGAGGGCGGATTGGCCGATGCGATGTTCCGAGCCGTCGGTCTCGATCCGGTAGCGTGGCTTTCGAACGGGTTTTGGTCGCGAAATCTCATCGCGTTCATGTCAGTCTGGCGCTGGACCGGATACAACATGATCATCATCCTGGCAGGGCTTCAGACTATCTCCGATTCGCTCTACGAGGCGGCCGAGATCGATGGCGCGACGAAGATACAAAAATTTAGATACGTAACACTCCCCCAGCTCAAGCCGATCATGCTGTTCGTGTTCGTGACGTCCACGATCGGGGGCTTCAAGAAGTTCGCGGAGCCGACCATCGTCATCCAGTCCGGCGCGCCGATCACCGAAACTCGGACGATCGCGTACTACATCTACCAAGTCGCGTTCCAGAACCTGGAACTCGGCTACGGAAGCGCCCTCACGGTCGCGCTCGTAGTGATCATCATGTCACTTTCTCTCCTCCAATTCAAGGTGAGCTGA
- a CDS encoding ABC transporter substrate-binding protein produces MDESQYRRRRNVLKALSSLGIVSIAGCIRSDPATDDSGSMADSFAFWEMSDSWQGHMNRYEAETGVSIQHTNMGYEEVINTLQTRLLSGTGAPALSLIEYASLKQVADTGGLRDLSDWIEEAGLREKYPSWIWEVVSTDEKIYEIPYDIGPANLFYRKDVWDEHGLNDDIETWDQLIEEGKKLPDDVALLSLPGAAIDLYWRMLYRQLGGMEFDEEGRIAFDNEKALRVIRLLDRLGEAGLTNSTANWSQQWFAGFKNGSITGYCTGAWFTSTLRTSLSETAGSWRMMRLPAFETGGPRASNRGGSGLVISKQVSEAKAKRAFHFANNTVADADELVNLYESQGNFGAYEPAWERPVFGQPNEFFGGQKLGELWMEQATNIPPYRYTIDSPAFMDVLNPELRTVVNGDKDPQSALENVVTTVSSRTGREVA; encoded by the coding sequence ATGGATGAGTCACAGTACCGTAGACGACGGAACGTACTGAAAGCTCTCAGTAGTCTTGGCATTGTGAGCATCGCTGGCTGTATCCGTTCGGATCCAGCGACTGATGACTCCGGCTCGATGGCCGACTCGTTCGCTTTCTGGGAGATGAGTGACAGTTGGCAAGGCCACATGAACCGGTACGAGGCAGAGACGGGCGTCTCCATTCAGCACACCAACATGGGCTATGAGGAAGTCATCAACACGCTCCAGACGCGCCTCCTCTCCGGGACCGGTGCGCCAGCGCTATCGCTGATCGAGTACGCCTCGCTGAAGCAGGTCGCCGACACTGGTGGGCTACGCGATCTTTCGGACTGGATCGAGGAGGCCGGTCTCCGAGAGAAGTACCCATCGTGGATCTGGGAGGTCGTCAGCACAGACGAGAAAATCTACGAGATTCCCTACGACATCGGTCCAGCGAACCTCTTCTATCGGAAAGACGTTTGGGACGAGCACGGTCTGAACGACGACATCGAGACGTGGGACCAGCTCATCGAGGAAGGGAAGAAGCTCCCTGATGACGTCGCCCTACTCTCGCTGCCGGGAGCCGCCATCGATCTCTACTGGCGGATGTTGTACCGTCAGCTCGGTGGAATGGAGTTCGACGAAGAGGGTCGGATCGCCTTCGACAACGAGAAAGCGTTGCGGGTCATTCGCCTCCTTGACCGCCTCGGTGAAGCCGGACTCACGAACAGTACCGCAAACTGGAGCCAACAGTGGTTTGCCGGGTTCAAAAACGGCAGCATCACCGGATACTGTACCGGCGCGTGGTTCACGAGCACACTGAGGACTTCGCTCTCGGAGACAGCCGGGAGCTGGCGGATGATGCGGCTGCCAGCGTTCGAGACGGGCGGTCCTCGGGCGAGCAACCGTGGTGGCTCCGGACTCGTGATCTCGAAGCAGGTCAGCGAGGCGAAAGCGAAACGGGCGTTTCACTTCGCGAACAACACGGTGGCGGACGCCGACGAGCTCGTCAACCTGTACGAGAGTCAGGGTAACTTCGGTGCGTACGAGCCAGCGTGGGAGCGGCCGGTGTTCGGCCAGCCAAACGAATTTTTCGGCGGCCAGAAGCTCGGCGAGCTGTGGATGGAGCAGGCGACGAACATCCCGCCGTACCGGTACACCATCGACTCCCCTGCGTTCATGGATGTTCTCAACCCGGAGCTCAGAACCGTCGTGAACGGAGACAAAGACCCACAGAGTGCGCTCGAAAACGTGGTGACCACCGTATCATCCCGAACCGGACGCGAGGTTGCCTGA
- a CDS encoding glycoside hydrolase family 88 protein, which translates to MARTPTAVVTEIADRDQPNRYSERPTIDHEDLDRALSDAIDKIDANLDAFYDRFPEPSSDDLVYAATDNMDGWTTSFWTGLCWLAYEVTGEQRFRDAAEAQLETFERRLDVGEIKTHDLGFLYMLSAVAGHRLTGNGRYRSLALTAADRLVDRFWESPGLIQAWGDHETAEDTWERGRMIVDTMMNLPLLFWATEATSDPQYASLAVTHARTNAEHIVRADGSTYHTFKCDVESGDPVGGETAQGYEASSCWSRGQTWAIYGYALAADYADEGAYAELSAKLANYYLDRLEDDHVPLWDFDAPTELDARDSSAAAIAACGLDELARQLPLADDRARGYENAALETLGSLTESYTTDGHASNGLLTDGAYDPSDGDYEECCIWGDYFYVEGLVRATEHWSRYW; encoded by the coding sequence ATGGCACGCACGCCGACCGCGGTAGTGACGGAAATCGCCGACCGGGATCAACCGAATCGGTACTCCGAGCGACCCACGATTGATCACGAGGATCTCGATCGGGCGCTTTCGGACGCGATCGATAAGATCGATGCCAACCTCGATGCGTTCTACGACCGGTTCCCCGAACCGTCGAGCGACGATCTCGTTTACGCAGCAACGGACAACATGGACGGCTGGACAACCTCCTTCTGGACGGGGCTGTGCTGGCTCGCCTACGAGGTGACTGGGGAACAACGGTTTCGGGACGCGGCCGAGGCACAGCTGGAAACGTTCGAACGCCGGTTAGACGTGGGTGAGATCAAAACCCACGATCTGGGGTTTCTCTACATGCTTTCTGCGGTCGCTGGCCACCGGCTCACTGGCAACGGGCGCTACCGGTCGCTCGCGCTCACCGCCGCGGATCGTCTTGTCGACCGGTTCTGGGAGTCTCCCGGTCTCATCCAGGCGTGGGGCGACCACGAGACCGCCGAGGACACGTGGGAGCGAGGCCGGATGATCGTGGACACGATGATGAACCTTCCGCTGCTGTTCTGGGCCACGGAAGCCACGAGCGATCCACAGTACGCCTCCCTTGCGGTGACGCACGCTCGCACGAACGCAGAGCACATCGTCAGAGCGGACGGCTCGACCTACCACACCTTCAAATGCGATGTGGAAAGCGGAGACCCGGTCGGCGGAGAGACAGCCCAGGGCTACGAGGCCAGTTCTTGCTGGTCCCGCGGCCAGACGTGGGCGATCTACGGATACGCGCTCGCCGCCGACTACGCCGACGAGGGTGCCTACGCCGAACTGTCCGCGAAGCTTGCTAACTACTATCTCGACCGTCTCGAAGACGACCACGTTCCATTATGGGACTTCGACGCCCCGACCGAACTGGACGCGCGGGACTCGTCGGCCGCAGCCATCGCGGCCTGCGGTCTCGACGAGCTCGCCCGTCAACTCCCGCTCGCAGACGACCGAGCGCGTGGCTACGAGAACGCCGCCCTCGAGACCCTCGGAAGCCTCACAGAGAGCTACACGACGGACGGGCATGCCTCGAACGGGCTACTGACCGATGGGGCCTACGATCCCTCGGACGGCGACTATGAGGAGTGTTGCATCTGGGGCGATTACTTCTACGTGGAGGGACTCGTTCGGGCAACCGAGCACTGGTCTCGCTACTGGTGA